A region of Pseudomonas saponiphila DNA encodes the following proteins:
- a CDS encoding AraC family transcriptional regulator, giving the protein MTEATSLASWTRALRKQLDALDLDSGALCREAGLDPQLMDDPNARYPLSATTRLWHLAVQASGDPAIGLRVSRFVSPTTFHALGYALVASGSLREVFERIVRYHQVVSDALELALTREPDRYRFFLKVPEGAPQPAFEAIDAFAAIYVRTCRNRLGRDYAPLAVHLRRPAPADPSQWHKVFRCPVHFAASDDCLEFGLHDFDSHLDDANPELAEHNEAVLKRTLLQLRPLTWERKVRGVIEAQLPEGEPSAERVAEALHLSLRSLQRHLADEGTRFDTLLNECRENLALLHLRDLECSLSEISYLLGFADASSFSRAFKRWTGMTPGQFRDGLR; this is encoded by the coding sequence ATGACCGAAGCCACTTCCCTTGCCAGCTGGACCCGCGCCTTGCGCAAGCAACTGGACGCCCTCGACCTCGATAGCGGCGCGCTGTGCCGCGAGGCCGGGCTCGACCCGCAATTGATGGACGACCCCAACGCCCGCTACCCGTTGTCGGCCACCACCCGCCTGTGGCATCTGGCCGTGCAGGCCAGCGGCGACCCGGCGATTGGCCTGCGCGTCTCGCGCTTTGTCAGCCCCACCACCTTTCATGCCCTGGGCTACGCCCTGGTGGCCAGCGGCAGCCTGCGGGAAGTGTTCGAGCGCATCGTGCGTTATCACCAGGTGGTCAGCGACGCCCTGGAGCTGGCCCTGACCCGGGAGCCGGACCGCTACCGGTTCTTCCTCAAGGTGCCCGAAGGCGCGCCGCAGCCGGCCTTTGAAGCCATCGACGCGTTTGCCGCGATCTACGTGCGCACCTGCCGCAATCGCCTGGGCCGCGACTACGCGCCGCTGGCCGTGCATTTGCGGCGCCCGGCACCGGCGGACCCGAGCCAGTGGCACAAGGTGTTCCGCTGTCCGGTGCACTTTGCCGCTAGCGATGATTGCCTGGAATTCGGCCTGCACGATTTCGACAGCCACTTGGACGACGCCAACCCGGAACTGGCCGAGCACAACGAAGCGGTGCTCAAGCGCACCCTGTTGCAGCTGCGGCCCCTGACCTGGGAGCGCAAGGTGCGCGGGGTGATCGAAGCCCAATTGCCCGAAGGCGAACCCTCCGCCGAACGGGTGGCCGAGGCCCTGCACCTGAGCCTGCGCAGCCTGCAACGGCACCTGGCGGATGAAGGCACGCGCTTCGACACCCTGCTCAACGAATGCCGGGAAAACCTCGCCCTGCTGCACCTGCGGGACCTGGAATGTTCCCTGAGCGAGATCAGCTACCTCCTGGGTTTCGCCGACGCCAGCAGCTTCAGCCGGGCCTTCAAGCGCTGGACCGGGATGACCCCGGGGCAGTTTCGCGACGGTTTGCGCTGA
- a CDS encoding helix-turn-helix domain-containing protein: MESLGQLIRTLRKERKLSQQALAEQYGMSRATISGIENNTITEIGLRKVEAILNGFGYELSAVPRPRQRPTLESLKQAHFHD; encoded by the coding sequence ATGGAAAGCCTTGGACAACTGATCCGAACCTTGCGCAAAGAGCGAAAACTCTCGCAGCAAGCATTGGCGGAGCAATACGGCATGAGCCGCGCCACCATCTCGGGGATTGAGAACAACACCATTACGGAAATAGGCCTGCGCAAGGTCGAAGCCATTCTCAATGGTTTTGGCTACGAGCTCAGCGCCGTGCCCCGGCCTCGGCAACGTCCGACCCTGGAGAGCCTGAAGCAGGCGCATTTCCATGACTGA